A window of Lacibacter sediminis contains these coding sequences:
- the tsaE gene encoding tRNA (adenosine(37)-N6)-threonylcarbamoyltransferase complex ATPase subunit type 1 TsaE, whose amino-acid sequence MQPLFILTVQLTFSLQNIREAAAQVWQQLQQYKVWAFEAPMGSGKTTFIHALCDVLGVRDAVGSPTFSIINQYQSSDGKMICHLDLYRMKDEEEAIEAGVEDVLYSGDLCLVEWPGKAADLFPDDTVYLSIEVIDANTRRITAKVPK is encoded by the coding sequence TTGCAACCACTATTCATTTTAACAGTGCAACTAACGTTCTCATTACAAAACATACGGGAGGCTGCGGCGCAAGTGTGGCAGCAATTGCAGCAGTATAAAGTGTGGGCATTTGAAGCACCCATGGGTAGCGGAAAAACAACCTTTATTCATGCTTTGTGTGATGTGTTGGGTGTGCGTGATGCTGTTGGCAGTCCCACTTTCTCCATCATCAATCAATATCAATCGTCTGATGGGAAAATGATCTGTCATCTCGATCTGTATCGTATGAAAGATGAGGAAGAGGCCATCGAGGCAGGAGTGGAAGATGTGCTGTACAGTGGTGATCTTTGTTTGGTCGAATGGCCTGGCAAAGCAGCCGATCTGTTTCCTGATGATACTGTCTATCTCTCAATTGAGGTGATTGATGCAAACACAAGGAGAATAACTGCTAAAGTTCCAAAGTAG
- a CDS encoding RagB/SusD family nutrient uptake outer membrane protein, with translation MKYKFIKSFLGGLALLSMVGCNPLKLDEVADPNNPSVGSVSNNASRAQIQFLITGLESRHRDYLFTVTAAFGTFGREIWYFNASDPRFQTDWLGQTGRRPDAAYFGFGATGGAAYATPYQAIRQAIVLRNAAMNTGALSDQEKKAVTGFAKTIMGYQFMIPANFLYDNGIRVDIEDPLNPGDFVPYQEALTAIKAVLDEGYADLNAAGTAFPFSLTAGWSGYNNIDGIKKVNRAIAARLAIYRKDWQGALDAANASFMNLTGSLSAGPAHTYGAAPDIFNPLFYVLDASISTIIVVHPSMLADATANDARVAAKFFQRTTAASVSTDAGTLFGTHQDRRWSTNTTAIPFIKNEELILIKAEAHAQLNQFTDAVNAINIIRTAANIGNYGGAQTQPALITEILYQRRYSLWAEPWGHRWIDTRRYDRMNEIPVAADQGAVFKQFPKPQADLNWDIYTGG, from the coding sequence ATGAAATATAAATTCATAAAATCATTCCTTGGAGGTCTTGCACTTCTTTCAATGGTTGGATGTAACCCGTTGAAGCTTGATGAAGTGGCAGACCCCAACAATCCTTCTGTAGGTAGCGTTTCAAATAATGCTTCCCGTGCGCAGATCCAGTTTTTAATTACAGGATTGGAATCACGCCATCGTGATTATTTGTTTACTGTAACGGCTGCCTTCGGAACTTTTGGGAGGGAGATCTGGTATTTCAATGCATCAGATCCACGTTTTCAAACAGATTGGTTAGGACAGACTGGACGGCGACCAGATGCTGCTTATTTTGGTTTTGGTGCAACTGGTGGTGCAGCTTACGCAACTCCGTATCAAGCCATTCGCCAGGCAATTGTATTACGCAATGCTGCAATGAATACAGGCGCATTATCAGATCAGGAAAAGAAAGCTGTAACCGGCTTTGCAAAAACCATCATGGGTTATCAATTTATGATCCCTGCTAATTTTTTGTATGATAATGGTATTCGTGTTGATATTGAAGATCCATTAAACCCTGGTGATTTTGTTCCTTACCAGGAAGCACTTACAGCTATTAAAGCCGTTCTTGATGAAGGTTATGCTGATCTGAATGCAGCAGGTACTGCATTTCCGTTTAGTCTTACTGCCGGATGGAGTGGCTATAACAATATTGACGGTATTAAAAAAGTGAATCGTGCAATCGCTGCACGCCTTGCAATTTATCGGAAAGATTGGCAAGGTGCTTTAGATGCAGCCAATGCATCTTTTATGAACTTAACCGGAAGTTTAAGCGCCGGTCCTGCACATACATATGGTGCTGCTCCTGATATTTTCAATCCCTTGTTTTATGTATTGGATGCAAGTATCAGCACGATCATTGTTGTTCATCCTTCGATGCTTGCTGATGCCACAGCTAATGATGCACGTGTGGCTGCGAAGTTTTTCCAACGTACAACTGCTGCAAGTGTATCAACAGATGCAGGTACATTATTCGGCACACACCAGGATCGTCGTTGGTCAACAAACACAACAGCAATTCCGTTTATTAAAAATGAGGAATTGATATTGATCAAAGCAGAAGCACATGCACAGCTAAACCAGTTTACTGATGCAGTGAATGCCATAAATATCATTCGCACGGCAGCCAATATTGGTAACTACGGTGGCGCACAAACGCAGCCGGCTTTAATTACTGAAATTCTGTATCAACGCCGTTATTCACTTTGGGCAGAACCCTGGGGTCATCGCTGGATAGATACACGCCGTTACGACAGGATGAATGAAATTCCTGTTGCGGCAGATCAAGGAGCTGTCTTCAAGCAATTCCCTAAACCACAGGCTGATCTTAACTGGGATATTTATACAGGTGGTTAA
- a CDS encoding helicase HerA-like domain-containing protein, with product MATTEQFIQAAQQGYTFKGESFRLGVGMYDKEVVKGAEVLLPLKTMNRHGLIAGATGTGKTKTLQVIAEGLSDASIPVVLMDIKGDLSGIAAAGASNPKIEERIQLMGGEYKASAFPVELMTLSDDKKGVRLRATVSEFGPILLSKILGLNDTQQGIVAMIFKFCDDNKMPLLDLKDFIKIIQYISDEGKSTIEKNYGKISTSSTGTILRKVIELQQQGADAFFGEPSFEVDDLMRISDDGRGMISILRLMELQDRPKLFSTFMLSLLAELYATLPEEGDMDKPKLVLFIDEAHLVFQEANEALLQQIETVIKLIRSKGVGIFFCTQNPQDVPASVLAQLGLKVQHALRAFTAADRKVIKQAAENYPETEYYDVDELLTQLGIGEAFITLLNEKGIPTPLVHTMLVAPRSRMDVLSDNEVDSLVTKSKLVKKYAENIDSESAHEIITAKLEEAAEKTKAAEEARAEEKEEKKRPAKKEETFFDNPTVKQVGRTAASIITRSLLGALGLGGRTTRRKKTGWF from the coding sequence ATGGCAACTACAGAACAATTCATACAGGCGGCACAACAGGGCTATACATTTAAAGGTGAATCATTTCGTTTAGGAGTTGGTATGTATGATAAAGAAGTAGTAAAAGGAGCAGAGGTTTTGCTTCCGTTGAAAACAATGAACCGTCATGGATTAATTGCAGGGGCAACAGGTACCGGTAAAACGAAAACATTGCAGGTAATTGCAGAGGGATTGAGTGATGCAAGTATACCTGTAGTATTGATGGACATTAAAGGTGATCTGAGTGGTATTGCTGCTGCAGGTGCAAGTAATCCAAAGATCGAGGAACGGATTCAATTGATGGGTGGAGAATATAAAGCATCTGCATTTCCTGTTGAGTTAATGACATTGAGTGACGATAAGAAAGGTGTGCGGCTACGGGCTACCGTGAGTGAATTTGGCCCCATCTTGCTATCAAAGATTTTAGGACTGAATGATACGCAGCAGGGAATTGTAGCGATGATCTTTAAGTTTTGCGATGATAACAAAATGCCTTTGCTTGATCTGAAAGATTTTATCAAGATCATTCAATATATCAGTGATGAAGGGAAATCAACCATTGAAAAAAATTATGGTAAAATATCCACTTCATCAACGGGAACCATTCTGCGGAAGGTAATTGAACTGCAGCAACAGGGTGCGGATGCATTTTTTGGTGAACCAAGTTTTGAAGTAGATGATCTGATGCGTATCAGTGATGATGGCAGAGGTATGATCAGCATATTACGTTTAATGGAATTACAGGACAGGCCAAAACTCTTCTCAACCTTTATGTTGAGTTTATTAGCTGAGTTATATGCAACTCTGCCCGAAGAAGGTGACATGGATAAGCCCAAACTTGTTTTGTTTATTGATGAAGCGCATCTTGTTTTCCAGGAAGCAAATGAAGCATTGTTGCAGCAGATCGAAACAGTAATCAAACTTATTCGTTCAAAAGGCGTAGGTATTTTCTTTTGCACACAAAATCCGCAGGATGTACCCGCAAGTGTATTGGCGCAGTTAGGATTGAAAGTGCAGCATGCGCTGCGTGCCTTTACAGCTGCCGACAGAAAAGTAATTAAACAGGCCGCAGAGAATTACCCCGAAACAGAATATTATGATGTAGACGAATTACTCACACAGTTAGGTATAGGCGAGGCGTTTATTACACTGTTGAATGAAAAAGGTATTCCCACACCATTGGTACATACTATGCTGGTAGCACCTCGCAGTCGCATGGATGTGTTGAGTGATAACGAAGTTGATTCACTTGTTACCAAAAGTAAACTGGTGAAGAAATACGCAGAAAACATAGACAGTGAAAGCGCACATGAAATAATTACGGCTAAACTGGAAGAAGCAGCGGAAAAAACAAAAGCAGCCGAAGAAGCAAGGGCTGAAGAAAAAGAAGAAAAGAAACGGCCTGCTAAAAAAGAAGAAACGTTTTTTGATAACCCAACCGTAAAACAGGTAGGCCGTACCGCTGCCAGTATTATTACAAGAAGTTTATTGGGGGCATTGGGTTTGGGCGGAAGAACAACGAGGAGAAAGAAGACGGGTTGGTTTTAA
- a CDS encoding RecQ family ATP-dependent DNA helicase, translating into MQNLSSILQQYWGYSSFRPLQQEIIESVLSGKDTLALLPTGGGKSICYQVPALAKDGLCIVISPLIALMKDQVEALHRKDIRAAAIYTGMPFPQVKDILQMAVNEKLKFLYVSPERLETNLFLEYLPGMNIQLIAVDEAHCISQWGYDFRPSYLKIVNFRKELPGVPLLAVTASATPHVQDDICNKLQFRNHHIYKGSFLRPNVSFSVFRVESRINKILQILNNVQGCAIVYCKSRKMTQETAQLLQLHHISADYYHAGLSNDERSKRQEAWLKNETRVIVCTNAFGMGIDKPDVRVVIHHDMPDCLENYYQEAGRAGRDGQKSYAVLLHEEKDLHELKGLSAIRFPPVSEVKRVYQCLVNYLQLPSGSGELQWIEFDLNDFIKTFKLNVYTAVYALKTLEHEGWINYAEQIFLPAKVVFTASKQRLAEFEQQHPQLEPVMKGLLRTYGGIFDMESFISEKQLVTILKTDLDATKQSLYQLHQHGIINYSPQKEKPQLQFLENRPAVEDLFINPAHLLQRKEQFELRVNKMLDYITDSNTCRSKMIGTYFGDAAIGNCGVCDTCLQKKGNDLSPDEFESIRSFLKDRAGNNGLVVKELLTKMGSKQKDRVWKVIDHLIAEEKITLTKEGLMKFI; encoded by the coding sequence ATGCAAAATCTCTCTTCCATACTTCAACAATACTGGGGTTACTCTTCCTTTCGTCCGCTTCAACAGGAAATAATTGAATCGGTGTTAAGTGGAAAAGATACCCTTGCCTTATTACCAACCGGTGGCGGCAAAAGTATTTGTTACCAGGTACCTGCACTTGCAAAAGATGGATTATGCATTGTTATATCGCCGCTCATTGCATTAATGAAAGACCAGGTGGAAGCGCTTCATCGAAAAGATATCAGGGCCGCAGCGATCTATACCGGCATGCCTTTCCCGCAAGTGAAAGATATATTACAAATGGCAGTGAATGAGAAACTTAAATTTCTGTATGTATCCCCTGAGCGTTTAGAAACAAATCTCTTTCTTGAATATTTACCGGGAATGAATATTCAACTCATTGCAGTTGATGAAGCGCATTGTATTTCGCAATGGGGATATGATTTTCGTCCGTCGTATTTGAAGATTGTCAATTTTCGAAAAGAATTACCCGGTGTTCCTTTGCTTGCCGTAACAGCGTCAGCAACACCACACGTGCAGGATGATATCTGCAACAAATTACAATTCCGCAATCATCATATTTATAAAGGCTCCTTTCTTCGACCGAATGTTTCATTCAGTGTGTTTCGTGTTGAAAGCAGAATCAATAAAATATTGCAGATTCTGAATAATGTGCAGGGCTGTGCCATTGTTTATTGTAAGAGCAGGAAGATGACACAGGAAACAGCACAACTGCTACAACTGCATCATATTTCAGCAGACTATTATCATGCCGGCTTATCGAATGATGAACGCAGTAAACGACAGGAAGCATGGTTGAAGAATGAAACAAGAGTAATTGTATGCACCAATGCATTCGGGATGGGTATTGACAAACCTGATGTGCGTGTGGTAATCCATCATGATATGCCTGATTGTTTAGAGAACTATTACCAGGAAGCTGGCCGTGCAGGAAGGGATGGACAAAAATCATACGCTGTACTGTTGCATGAAGAAAAAGATCTCCATGAATTAAAAGGTTTATCGGCAATTCGCTTTCCTCCCGTTTCAGAAGTAAAAAGAGTGTACCAATGTTTGGTAAACTATTTACAATTGCCAAGTGGCAGTGGCGAATTACAATGGATAGAATTTGATCTGAATGATTTTATCAAAACATTCAAGCTGAATGTTTATACAGCCGTGTACGCATTAAAAACATTAGAACACGAAGGCTGGATCAATTATGCCGAACAGATTTTTCTACCTGCAAAAGTTGTCTTCACAGCAAGTAAACAGCGCCTGGCTGAGTTTGAACAACAGCATCCACAACTGGAGCCTGTTATGAAAGGCCTGTTACGTACTTACGGCGGCATCTTTGATATGGAATCATTCATATCAGAAAAACAATTAGTAACAATCCTGAAAACCGATCTCGATGCGACCAAACAGTCATTGTATCAGTTACATCAACATGGTATTATCAATTACAGTCCGCAGAAAGAGAAACCACAGTTACAGTTCTTAGAAAACCGTCCGGCAGTTGAAGACCTGTTCATTAACCCTGCACACCTCTTGCAAAGGAAAGAGCAGTTTGAACTTCGTGTCAACAAAATGCTGGACTATATAACAGATAGCAATACTTGCAGAAGTAAAATGATCGGCACTTATTTTGGCGACGCTGCCATTGGTAATTGCGGAGTGTGTGATACTTGTTTGCAGAAAAAAGGAAACGATCTTTCACCGGATGAATTTGAAAGCATCCGTTCTTTTTTAAAAGATAGAGCAGGCAATAACGGTTTAGTTGTAAAAGAACTCCTGACGAAAATGGGCAGTAAACAAAAAGATCGTGTGTGGAAAGTAATTGATCATTTGATAGCAGAAGAAAAAATAACTCTAACAAAAGAAGGATTAATGAAGTTCATATAA
- a CDS encoding heavy metal translocating P-type ATPase, with product METMNWKVDGMTCANCALTISKYLEKEGLKNVKANPASGEVLFDLVENTDTAKLEEGLESLGYQVAERNGVSAKPVEKKKMNRFLRYVLLCAPFTLVLMLHMFEKIIHIHWLMNPWVQLGLCIPVYVIGMSFFGRSAWKSIRNGMPNMNVLVAVGATAAFVYSLYGTLTGQAEQYLFYETAATIITLVFLGNYLEDASVEQTQRALNSLAKSQKVMANMIAFDDQHHEQIFPVENTVLHTGDLILIKSGEQIPADCKILWGEATVNEAIITGESLPLTKKQKDQLIGGSILVDGTVKAQVTATAKDSVLSNIVNLVKQAQGEKPPVQQLADKISAIFVPIVLGIALVTLAVNWIVIKEFTPALMRSIAVLVIACPCAMGLATPAAIAVGLGRAAKNGVLFRNAKSLELFKNITQVVFDKTGTLTTGNFVLADWKMVNDEWSKVNTQHSAVNGQLANSYATHGERLQTAESLTHHSSLSIDDTEFKRIVYSLEKYSNHPIAACIASSWKTNKDERWASIEEIKGFGMKAVTKEGVEWIAGSYKAAAAETKDETHNVYVLRNGKLVGWVDVKDEVRAEAKSIVQYLKSKNIKTILLSGDRQAKSEAIAKQLGIDEVIAEQTPEQKLEVIERLNKITPTAMVGDGINDAPALAKATIGISLSEASQVAMQTADVVLMNHGLKNLPLSLGLGKHTFITIKQNLFWAFCYNIVAIPVAAFGLLTPTFGALVMGLSDVVLAINSVRLFVKRVV from the coding sequence ATGGAAACAATGAATTGGAAAGTAGATGGAATGACCTGTGCCAATTGCGCCCTTACGATCAGCAAATATCTTGAGAAAGAAGGTTTGAAGAATGTGAAGGCTAATCCGGCAAGCGGCGAAGTATTGTTTGACCTTGTTGAAAATACAGATACAGCCAAACTCGAAGAAGGACTTGAATCATTAGGCTATCAAGTGGCAGAACGCAATGGTGTTTCTGCAAAACCTGTAGAAAAGAAAAAGATGAACAGGTTTCTTCGTTATGTACTACTCTGTGCTCCTTTTACATTGGTGTTAATGCTGCACATGTTTGAGAAAATAATCCACATTCATTGGTTGATGAATCCATGGGTACAGTTAGGTTTATGTATTCCGGTATATGTTATTGGTATGAGTTTCTTTGGCCGCAGTGCTTGGAAAAGTATCCGCAATGGTATGCCAAACATGAATGTATTGGTAGCAGTGGGTGCCACAGCAGCGTTTGTATATAGTTTGTATGGTACATTAACCGGTCAGGCAGAGCAATATTTGTTTTATGAAACTGCGGCTACCATCATTACGCTTGTGTTTCTCGGCAATTATTTAGAAGATGCTTCCGTTGAACAGACGCAACGTGCATTGAACAGTTTGGCAAAGAGCCAAAAAGTAATGGCGAATATGATCGCTTTTGATGATCAGCATCATGAGCAGATATTTCCTGTTGAAAACACAGTGCTGCATACTGGTGATCTTATTCTCATTAAAAGCGGCGAACAGATTCCAGCAGATTGTAAAATACTTTGGGGCGAAGCAACGGTGAATGAAGCCATCATTACAGGTGAAAGTTTACCGCTCACCAAAAAACAAAAAGATCAATTAATTGGTGGAAGTATTCTGGTTGATGGCACAGTAAAAGCGCAGGTTACTGCCACAGCAAAAGATTCTGTACTCTCAAATATTGTGAATCTTGTTAAACAGGCGCAGGGCGAAAAACCACCTGTACAACAATTGGCCGATAAGATCAGTGCCATCTTTGTTCCAATTGTGTTGGGTATTGCACTTGTAACACTCGCTGTTAACTGGATCGTTATAAAAGAATTTACACCTGCACTAATGCGCAGCATTGCAGTATTAGTGATCGCCTGTCCCTGTGCAATGGGTTTGGCAACGCCTGCAGCTATTGCAGTAGGTCTAGGTCGTGCGGCAAAGAATGGAGTGTTATTTCGTAATGCAAAAAGCCTGGAGTTGTTTAAAAACATTACGCAGGTTGTATTTGATAAAACAGGTACTTTAACTACTGGTAATTTTGTGTTGGCAGACTGGAAGATGGTCAATGATGAATGGTCAAAGGTGAATACGCAACATTCAGCTGTTAATGGTCAATTGGCAAATAGCTATGCTACTCATGGTGAGAGACTGCAAACGGCAGAGTCACTTACTCACCATTCATCACTCTCCATTGACGACACAGAATTCAAACGTATCGTTTACTCGCTTGAAAAATATTCGAATCATCCTATTGCAGCTTGCATTGCATCCTCATGGAAAACAAACAAAGATGAACGATGGGCTTCTATTGAAGAGATCAAAGGCTTTGGTATGAAAGCAGTGACAAAAGAAGGTGTTGAATGGATAGCTGGATCTTACAAAGCTGCAGCAGCTGAAACAAAAGATGAAACACATAATGTGTATGTGTTGAGAAATGGAAAATTAGTTGGATGGGTTGATGTAAAAGATGAAGTACGTGCAGAAGCAAAATCAATTGTGCAGTATCTCAAGAGCAAAAACATTAAAACTATTTTGCTCAGTGGCGATCGTCAAGCAAAGAGTGAGGCGATTGCAAAACAACTCGGCATTGATGAAGTAATTGCCGAACAGACACCCGAACAGAAATTAGAAGTAATTGAGCGGTTGAATAAAATAACTCCTACTGCCATGGTGGGCGATGGTATTAATGATGCACCGGCGTTGGCAAAGGCAACCATTGGTATTTCATTAAGCGAAGCATCACAGGTTGCCATGCAAACAGCCGATGTAGTTTTGATGAACCATGGATTAAAAAATCTGCCTTTATCTCTCGGGTTAGGTAAGCATACATTCATCACCATCAAACAGAATTTATTCTGGGCATTCTGTTATAACATCGTTGCCATTCCGGTTGCAGCATTCGGTTTATTAACTCCAACTTTCGGAGCATTGGTAATGGGGTTGAGCGATGTGGTGCTGGCGATCAACAGTGTGAGGTTGTTTGTGAAAAGAGTCGTGTAA
- a CDS encoding SusC/RagA family TonB-linked outer membrane protein, with translation MRKSVQRLGQLLLFLLFSTAGFSQYTVKGKITDEARNEPLPNVSVQIKGTKIGTVTGTDGTFSLAVPDNKSVTLVISLVGFMSQSVNVSSTSAALDVALKTDVLNLEEVVVTGLATSVKRSNLANAVTSINSKELTGTTQIQTTDGALYSKVPGANIRLNGGAPGGGLSIQLRGVSSLVGASQPLIILDGVYINNSFQRTGRATVTGAAAGAGAPAQDDGANRLADINPADIQNIEVLKGPSAAAIYGTRANAGVIIITTKKGSSGKTAISFGQDIGFGRPLRLVGTDDWSVAKINFFFTNPTKRATELARFQQAQSTGQFFDYEEIFYANTATLSNTRLTVTGGTDKTKFYVGGVITNEEGTVRRTGFERYSIRANIEHKISNRLNFSINSNYVRSNTDRGFTGNQNNTGASIGYNISYIPNYFDLRPNAAGIYPDVDYGGPRENPLAVTDKATNNSLVNRFIQSGTLNWEIIDRANSGLKLQVTGGIDFVQNKTMIHLPEDLQYQRSQANPGDVLHGRQESFNKNFQAALVHNVNVNKFGFTTQAGLVRLEFDYNSFFIRGRGLAPKQTNVQQATVQQIDQQFDSRVQEAGIFAQEEVNWDDKIIATAGVRFDKSTLNGDINKMYAFPKASLAINLTNFDFWNVGFINQLKPRIAYGETAGPVAFGSIFTPLNGTNIGGLLGSVVSTQIGNTGIRPETAREIEFGIDAGLFKNRVSLEATYYIKTTANNIQNLNLSPAVGVNTTPSNEAELENKGIELALAGTVIQKSNVRWFSRVMWWKNDVLVKKLGIPSYLTGAFGTGLGTFLIQEGVSPLTIVGSPAITPGVFTVWGNNQPKFTMSWFNTVTFLKNFDFSMMWEWRNGGDNINLTSFLTDSGGTTEGWFDDDDKDGIPNGRQRPPAPYNNAGRWVQDATFFKMREIGLYYNVPQKNVNKWFNGFVDRIKIGASGNNVLLFTKYEGYDPETSTFGAQSIAGNVDVAPYPTTRRIFFHINLDF, from the coding sequence ATGAGAAAATCTGTGCAAAGGCTCGGACAGCTGCTGCTGTTCCTGCTATTCTCTACTGCCGGCTTCAGCCAGTACACTGTTAAGGGAAAAATTACTGACGAGGCCCGGAACGAACCTTTACCTAACGTAAGCGTTCAAATCAAAGGAACAAAGATTGGTACAGTAACTGGAACAGACGGCACTTTCAGTTTAGCAGTCCCGGATAACAAATCTGTTACGCTGGTAATTTCATTGGTTGGGTTTATGTCACAATCTGTCAATGTCTCCAGTACAAGTGCCGCACTTGATGTAGCATTAAAAACAGATGTACTCAATCTTGAAGAAGTAGTTGTAACTGGTTTGGCAACATCAGTAAAACGGAGTAACCTCGCCAATGCGGTTACATCTATAAATTCAAAAGAGTTAACCGGTACAACTCAGATCCAAACAACAGATGGTGCATTGTACAGTAAAGTACCGGGTGCAAACATTCGCCTGAATGGAGGTGCTCCCGGTGGTGGATTATCTATACAGCTACGTGGTGTTTCTTCACTGGTAGGTGCATCACAACCATTGATCATTCTTGATGGTGTGTACATCAACAACTCATTTCAGCGTACAGGTCGTGCTACTGTAACCGGGGCAGCAGCCGGAGCTGGTGCACCTGCACAGGATGATGGAGCAAATCGTTTAGCTGATATTAATCCTGCCGATATTCAGAACATCGAAGTATTGAAAGGACCTTCGGCAGCAGCGATTTATGGCACACGTGCCAATGCCGGTGTAATCATTATCACAACCAAAAAAGGATCAAGCGGTAAAACAGCCATCAGCTTTGGTCAGGATATTGGCTTTGGACGTCCTTTACGTTTGGTTGGAACTGACGACTGGAGTGTTGCGAAAATTAATTTCTTCTTTACAAATCCTACAAAGCGTGCAACTGAATTGGCCCGCTTTCAGCAAGCGCAAAGCACGGGTCAGTTTTTTGATTATGAAGAGATATTTTATGCCAATACCGCAACATTATCAAACACCCGCTTAACTGTAACTGGTGGTACCGATAAAACAAAGTTTTATGTTGGAGGTGTTATCACCAATGAAGAAGGTACAGTAAGAAGAACTGGTTTCGAACGGTATTCTATACGGGCTAATATTGAGCACAAGATCAGTAATCGATTAAATTTTTCTATTAATTCAAATTATGTAAGATCAAATACTGATCGTGGTTTTACAGGAAACCAAAATAATACCGGTGCATCTATCGGTTATAATATTTCTTACATTCCGAATTACTTTGATCTGCGTCCAAACGCCGCAGGTATTTATCCTGATGTTGATTATGGTGGTCCAAGAGAAAATCCTTTAGCTGTTACAGACAAGGCAACCAATAACTCTTTGGTGAACAGGTTTATTCAATCCGGAACTTTAAACTGGGAAATTATTGACCGTGCAAACTCCGGTTTAAAATTACAAGTAACAGGCGGTATTGATTTTGTACAAAACAAGACAATGATCCATTTGCCTGAAGACTTGCAATATCAACGATCACAAGCTAATCCCGGTGATGTGTTGCATGGCCGCCAGGAAAGTTTTAATAAAAACTTCCAGGCTGCATTGGTGCATAATGTGAATGTAAATAAGTTTGGCTTTACAACACAGGCTGGGTTGGTACGTCTTGAGTTTGATTACAACTCTTTCTTTATTCGTGGGCGTGGCTTAGCACCAAAGCAAACAAATGTGCAGCAGGCAACCGTTCAACAGATCGATCAACAATTCGACAGCCGTGTTCAGGAAGCTGGCATTTTTGCACAGGAAGAAGTAAACTGGGATGATAAGATCATTGCAACAGCCGGAGTTCGTTTTGATAAGTCAACTCTTAATGGCGATATCAATAAAATGTATGCATTTCCAAAAGCATCACTCGCCATTAATCTTACCAATTTTGATTTCTGGAATGTTGGTTTTATTAATCAATTGAAACCACGTATTGCGTATGGTGAAACAGCAGGACCAGTTGCCTTCGGTTCAATATTTACACCATTGAACGGTACAAATATTGGCGGGTTACTTGGTTCGGTAGTATCAACACAAATTGGCAATACAGGTATTCGTCCTGAAACAGCACGTGAAATTGAATTTGGTATTGATGCAGGGTTGTTTAAAAACCGGGTTTCACTAGAAGCAACGTATTATATCAAAACAACTGCAAATAATATTCAGAACCTGAATCTTTCTCCTGCAGTTGGTGTAAACACAACTCCAAGTAACGAGGCTGAATTAGAGAACAAAGGTATTGAGCTTGCATTGGCAGGTACAGTTATTCAAAAATCAAATGTTCGTTGGTTCTCACGTGTAATGTGGTGGAAGAATGATGTTCTTGTAAAAAAACTTGGCATCCCATCTTATTTAACCGGAGCATTCGGAACGGGTTTGGGAACCTTCCTGATACAGGAAGGAGTTAGTCCTTTAACGATTGTGGGTTCTCCTGCTATTACACCAGGTGTATTTACAGTTTGGGGAAACAATCAACCTAAGTTCACGATGTCATGGTTCAATACGGTAACCTTCCTGAAAAATTTTGATTTCAGTATGATGTGGGAGTGGAGAAATGGTGGTGATAATATTAACCTTACAAGTTTCCTTACTGATTCAGGTGGTACAACAGAAGGTTGGTTTGATGATGATGATAAAGATGGTATACCAAATGGACGCCAGCGCCCACCAGCTCCTTATAACAATGCTGGTCGTTGGGTACAAGATGCAACGTTCTTTAAAATGAGAGAGATCGGATTGTATTATAATGTTCCGCAAAAGAATGTAAACAAATGGTTCAATGGTTTTGTAGATCGTATCAAGATTGGTGCGTCAGGAAATAATGTTCTGTTATTTACAAAGTATGAAGGTTACGATCCTGAAACGTCAACCTTTGGTGCACAATCAATTGCCGGTAACGTAGATGTGGCTCCATATCCTACAACACGTCGTATCTTCTTCCACATAAATCTTGATTTCTAA